CGTACTCTGGTGTGCGAACTAGAACTGGAAGAGGAttgcgacgacgacgacgaggaagaggaggacgaggatgaAGAACAAGTGGAGGCAGCTGCTCCAGACATTCTGGCAGCGGACGCAGTGGACATGGTAGTGGCTGTCGTCGAAGCCGCCACCACTTGGATGGGCTGTGGCGGCGGGGAGAGCGGCGAGGTGATTCCAAATCGACTGGGTGGCGTGGCCACCGGCGGCGGTGAGAGCGGCATCTCCACAATGGGACTGGGCGATCGCGTGGGCGTGAAGTCCGACTGACCGGTCGAGCGGAAGATGCCCTTGCGGACGGGCCAGGGTGCCTGATTGGACATTGTTTCTCCCCCGAAAGAGGTGGCAGCTATAGGTATTTCAATGCCAAAGTCGATTCGGTAGTTGCTGATTATTTCGTTCCGTATATACTCTGCAGTATCTATAGAtgagtgctgctgctgctgtttcgTTCGCGTATTTTTTCTCGTCCTATAtactttgtattttatttattttcattcacATAAAAATAGCGCACAAATTGGCTACGTCGACGTCGCCGACACTTTCTCAGTGTgtgttgttttgctttttttctttgctttttgtttCAGTGTATTGGGGTGTTGtttctgtatctgtgtgtgacACTGACCGACAAATAGAACttgtaatattttacatttaaatggcAATTAACAAGGCACTTGACACGGCT
This window of the Drosophila biarmipes strain raj3 chromosome 3L, RU_DBia_V1.1, whole genome shotgun sequence genome carries:
- the LOC127010811 gene encoding uncharacterized protein LOC127010811 encodes the protein MSNQAPWPVRKGIFRSTGQSDFTPTRSPSPIVEMPLSPPPVATPPSRFGITSPLSPPPQPIQVVAASTTATTMSTASAARMSGAAASTCSSSSSSSSSSSSSQSSSSSSSHTRVRKSSNPPPQPISNCPLSPPPLQQPPQQQQLPPPTTPISNTNHSAITTPNHNNNHNCNQMKNVREIPIEVEQSKV